One Setaria italica strain Yugu1 chromosome II, Setaria_italica_v2.0, whole genome shotgun sequence DNA segment encodes these proteins:
- the LOC101774668 gene encoding uncharacterized protein LOC101774668 produces MESRIPLFDESSSTRASHLPRNSSFRSCFKRKWDGICSGLTSAREFIQFGNRVELEPMPSHLKIGHAVEMIEDDGRTFVEATIEDIRTGSGLLLVKPKGAVSEDDSILLQKDKLQPVLACSSDTEHQGTGPHPSFTIYDSVDVLNSAGKWVRGVIVQSPTSNGDSYRVRIFKEKDNFDSTFALTTKMRLHFDWDRSKGWIVDATETIGHPLNQAVGLVGHQRAKIVKMLDAQHAVVEFCDLTNSDGNHVKEVVHIKDWYKSRLARRLKELRYWLAPTDDPLQEFECYMPTYTCLAVLAAVSPVLFTNSAENWPDNMLLVFYLLGGLCCFVSLLPVVRIMCRKPTARTQLRILRLICLTSVAIGVAFLTIHAVYGHQALMASRQKARSVTIAG; encoded by the exons ATGGAATCCAGAATCCCTTTGTTTGATGAGAGCAGCTCAACCAGAGCCAGCCACTTGCCGAGGAATTCATCTTTCAGGTCTTGCTTCAAGAGGAAATGGGATGGGATATGTTCAGGTCTGACAAGTGCCAGGGAATTTATTCAGTTTGGCAACAGGGTGGAACTGGAGCCAATGCCGTCTCATCTGAAGATAGGACATGCTGTAGAGATGATTGAAGATGATGGTCGAACCTTCGTGGAAGCTACCATTGAAGATATCAGAACTGGTAGTGGTTTGCTTCTTGTCAAGCCAAAGGGTGCTGTATCTGAGGACGACTCCATTCTGCTGCAAAAGGACAAGCTCCAACCAGTACTGGCTTGCTCCAGCGACACAGAGCATCAAGGCACTGGTCCTCATCCTAGCTTTACCATATATGACAGTGTTGATGTATTGAATAGTGCTGGCAAATGGGTGAGAGGGGTCATTGTTCAATCTCCCACTAGCAATGGGGACAGTTACCGTGTGCGGATATTCAAAGAGAAGGATAACTTTGATTCGACATTTGCCCTCACCACAAAAATGAGGCTGCATTTTGATTGGGATAGATCCAAAGGTTGGATTGTCGATGCCACTGAGACCATTGGTCACCCTCTGAATCAGGCGGTGGGCCTTGTCGGTCACCAAAGGGCCAAAATTGTTAAGATGTTAGATGCACAACATGCTGTAGTTGAGTTCTGTGATCTGACAAATTCGGATGGCAATCATGTCAAGGAAGTCGTTCACATCAAGGACTGGTACAAGAGTAGATTGGCAAGAAGGTTGAAGGAGCTGAGATATTGGTTGGCTCCAACTGATGATCCATTGCAAGAGTTCGAATGTTACATGCCTACCTATACTTGCTTGGCTGTGTTAGCGGCAGTGTCACCTGTGCTCTTCACCAACTCAGCTGAAAATTGGCCGGATAACATGCTACTGGTCTTCTATTTGCTTGGCGGGCTCTGCTGTTTTGTATCTCTGCTGCCTGTGGTTCGAATCATGTGTCGGAAGCCTACAGCAAGAACTCAGCTTCGCATTTTGAGATTGATTTGTCTTACTTCTGTGGCCATTGGTGTCGCATTCCTGACAATTCATGCTGTGTATGGGCATCAGGCTCTGATGGCGAGTAGGCAGAAGGCAAGAAG TGTAACAATTGCTGGATAA
- the LOC101774259 gene encoding adenosine deaminase-like protein, with translation MDAEMGRKVAKEKEMREWCVALPKVELHAHLNGSVRNSTLLELAKQLADKGIIVFEDVKDVIMKNGRSLPECFKLFDLFHILTTEHDTVTRIAKEVVEDFAAENVVYLEIRTTPKNNEAKGMTKRSYMDAVIKGLKAVEAVDVVLFDSNSRTNDTLACTPTIEFDGDTMKKRIYVRLLLSIDRRETTSAALDTVNLALELKDQGVIGIDLSGNPVVGEWETYLPALQHAKELGIPITIHCGEVANRKEIQAVLDFCPQRLGHVCCLNDAEWKKLKSLMIPVEICLTSNVMTGGAPSLELHHFADLYNAKHPLSLCTDDCGLFSTSLSNEYYLVAATFGLTKPELFHLAQEAVHFIFADENVKKSLKEVFKHAEKRFDDVV, from the exons ATGGACGCAGAGATGGGGAGGAAGGTGgcgaaggagaaggagatgagGGAGTGGTGCGTCGCGCTTCCCAAGGTGGAGCTCCACGCCCACCTCAACGGCTCCGTCCGCAATTCCACCCTCCT GGAACTTGCAAAACAGCTAGCTGACAAAGGAATCATTGTCTTCGAAGATGTTAAAGATGTGATCATGAAGA ATGGTAGATCTCTCCCAGAGTGTTTCAAGCTTTTTGATTTGTTCCATATACTTACAACGGAACATGATACAGTAACAAGGATCGCTAAGGAG GTCGTGGAAGATTTTGCTGCAGAGAATGTTGTGTATTTGGAAATAAGAACTACCCCTAAG AACAATGAAGCCAAAGGGATGACCAAGCGGTCTTACATGGATGCTGTTATTAAAGGTCTAAAAGCAGTTGAAGCTGTTGATgttgttttatttgattctaACTCAAGAACAAATGACACATTAGCTTGCACACCTACAATTGAGTTTGATGGTGACACAATGAAAAAGAGGATATATGTCAGGCTCCTTCTTAGTATTGATCGCCGTGAGACAACTTCGGCTGCATTGGATACT GTTAATTTAGCCCTGGAATTGAAGGACCAAGGTGTCATTGGCATCGATCTTTCTGGCAATCCAGTCGTGGGGGAATG GGAAACATACTTGCCTGCCCTGCAACATGCTAAAGAGCTAGGAATCCCCATTACAATTCACTGTGGAGAG GTAGCAAACAGGAAGGAGATCCAGGCAGTGCTGGATTTCTGCCCTCAGAGGCTGGGTCATGTATGCTGTCTGAATGATGCAGAATGGAAGAAGCTCAAGTCCCTGATGATTCCA GTTGAGATATGTTTAACATCAAATGTTATGACAGGAGGTGCTCCTTCTCTAGAGCTTCATCACTTTG CTGACCTCTATAATGCAAAGCACCCTCTATCCTTATGCACAGATGACTGTGGCCTGTTTTCAACAAGCCTCTCAAATGAGTATTACCTCGTTGCAGCCACTTTTG GTCTCACCAAGCCTGAGCTGTTTCACCTAGCTCAGGAAGCAGTGCACTTTATTTTTGCTGATGAAAATGTGAAGAAGTCTCTGAAGGAAGTGTTCAAGCATGCCGAGAAGAGATTTGACGATGTTGTCTAA